Proteins encoded together in one Prunus dulcis chromosome 3, ALMONDv2, whole genome shotgun sequence window:
- the LOC117622488 gene encoding uncharacterized protein LOC117622488: MAEPKTELKDSLSEKSLGHHADKSPKHHKETHGTSDDIDETTPVDEVKGPGVFERIKEEVEAIVEAIHPKKESSSHDSSPK, encoded by the exons ATGGCAGAACCAAAAACAGAGCTCAAGGACTCTCTCTCAG AGAAATCACTAGGACATCATGCTGATAAATCACCAAAACATCACAAAGAAACCCATGGAACGAGTGATGACATAGATGAAACCACCCCAGTAGATGAAGTCAAAGGCCCGGGTGTGTTTGAACGAATTAAGGAAGAAGTCGAAGCCATTGTTGAGGCAATTCATCCTAAGAAAGAATCCAGCAGTCATGACTCATCTCCTAAGTGA
- the LOC117622841 gene encoding IQ domain-containing protein IQM1-like, which translates to MVILTSTNFKSKRKATSRTVRFKKTDLSKANKSHGLEKVISQEPISSKKRKTGELNLRTGDSLKTTQEKPDSFIEKFNPTISLTKPEDWFSPRSPRELDAAAIKLQKVYKRYRTRQNIADCSVVAAEELWWQALDFAALRRSSVSFFGSGKSETAVSRWARARTRAAKVGKGLSTDEKAPKLALRHWLEAIDPHHRYGQNLHLYYDVWFSSGSFQPFFYWLDVGDGKEVNLDKCPRTDLQGQCIKYLGPKEREAYEVIVKSGKLVYRQSRKLVNTAEGCKWIFVLSTSRKMYVGEKKKGLFQHSTFLAGGATLAAGRIVAFNGVLEAVWSYSGHYRPTEENFMEFISFLEEHQVDLTDVKKYPIDDDVPP; encoded by the exons ATGGTCATACTGACATCCACCAATTTTAAGTCCAAGAGAAAAGCAACATCTAGAACAGTTCGCTTCAAGAAAACTGATTTGAGCAAAGCCAACAAATCTCATGGGCTGGAAAAAGTGATTTCTCAAGAACCTATAAGCagcaagaaaaggaaaacaggAGAGCTAAATTTGAGGACAGGTGATTCATTGAAGACTACACAGGAAAAACCTGATAGTTTCATTGAGAAGTTCAATCCAACAATTTCTTTAACCAAGCCAGAAGATTGGTTTTCTCCCCGGTCCCCAAGGGAGCTTGATGCAGCTGCAATCAAGCTGCAGAAAGTTTACAAGCGTTACCGAACTAGACAAAACATTGCAGATTGCTCTGTGGTTGCTGCTGAGGAGCTATG GTGGCAGGCATTAGACTTTGCTGCTCTTAGGCGAAGCTCTGTGTCCTTCTTTGGTTCTGGTAAATCAGAAACTGCAGTTTCAAGATGGGCAAGGGCTAGAACAAGGGCTGCCAAG GTTGGGAAGGGTTTGTCCACGGATGAGAAGGCTCCAAAATTAGCTCTAAGACATTGGCTTGAGGCT ATTGATCCGCACCATCGTTATGGACAAAATCTGCACTTGTATTATGATGTTTGGTTTAGTAGTGGGAGCTTTCAACCTTTCTTCTACTG GTTGGATGTTGGAGATGGCAAAGAAGTAAATCTTGACAAGTGCCCAAGAACTGATCTGCAGGGTCAATGCATCAAGTACCTTGGACCA AAAGAGAGGGAAGCTTATGAAGTGATTGTGAAAAGTGGGAAGCTTGTGTACAGACAAAGTAGGAAACTTGTGAATACTGCTGAGGGTTGTAAATGGATCTTTGTCCTCAGCACATCAAGGAAAATGTATGTtggggagaagaagaaaggccTTTTCCAGCACTCTACTTTTCTAGCTGGAGGTGCCACACTTGCAGCAGGGAGAATTGTTGCCTTTAATGGGGTTCTTGAG GCTGTATGGTCCTACAGCGGTCACTACCGCCCGACAGAAGAGAATTTTATGGAGTTCATTAGCTTCTTAGAGGAGCATCAGGTGGACTTAACAGATGTTAAA AAATATCCTATAGATGATGATGTTCCACCTTAG
- the LOC117620954 gene encoding IQ domain-containing protein IQM4-like, with protein sequence MVTMTSVSVSKKQKGTTGTVSVEQTDLSNTIESDEPNKMIIEESMSCKKRNAGQLKLGTNASFKNIEGRIDSSIEQFNPIISLPEPEDLFSPRYPSELDAAAIKLQKFYKSYRTRRSLADCAVVVEELWWKALDFAALKRSSVSFFESDKSETAVSRWARARTRAAKVGKGLSKDEKAQKLALRHWLEAIDPRHRYGHNLHMYYDIWFNSGSSQPFFYWLDVGDGKEENLEQCSRTDLQRQCIQYLGPKEREAYEVIVESGKLVYRQSGNLVSTAKGSKWIFVLSASRNLYIGEKKRGLFQHSSFVSGGATIASGRLVACNGVLEAVWCYSGHYCPTQESLLEFISFLEEHQMDMTDVKTCPADDDVPPSFATKKEMNSESITSTLEKTKENEAARDTAAANVEPQKFELARPLSCKWSTGAGPRIGCVRDYPAQLQSQALGQVNLSPRVTPEISVSNAPIPSPRPSPKIHLSPRLAYMRLPSPKVT encoded by the exons ATGGTTACAATGACATCCGTCAGTGTGTCCAAGAAACAGAAGGGGACGACTGGAACAGTTAGCGTCGAACAAACTGATTTGAGCAACACCATTGAATCTGATGAGccaaataaaatgattattgAAGAATCCATGAGCTGCAAGAAGAGGAATGCAGGCCAGCTAAAGCTAGGGACAAATGCTTCTTTCAAGAACATAGAGGGAAGAATTGATAGTTCCATTGAGCAGTTCAATCCCATAATTTCTTTACCGGAGCCAGAGGATTTGTTTTCTCCGAGATATCCAAGTGAGCTTGATGCAGCTGCAATCAAGCTGCAGAAATTTTACAAGAGTTACCGGACCAGACGAAGCCTTGCAGATTGTGCTGTTGTAGTTGAGGAGCTATG GTGGAAGGCATTGGACTTTGCTGCTCTGAAACGGAGCTCTGTGTCATTCTTTGAATCTGATAAATCAGAAACTGCCGTGTCAAGATGGGCGCGGGCTAGGACGAGAGCTGCCAAG GTTGGGAAAGGTTTGTCAAAGGATGAGAAGGCTCAGAAATTAGCTCTAAGACATTGGCTTGAGGCT ATTGATCCACGCCATCGATATGGACACAATCTACACATGTATTATGATATCTGGTTTAACAGTGGGAGCTCTCAACCTTTTTTCTACTG GTTGGACGTTGGAGAtggcaaagaagaaaatcttGAGCAGTGTTCGAGAACTGATCTGCAGCGTCAGTGCATCCAATACCTTGGACCG aaagagagagaagcttATGAAGTGATTGTGGAGAGTGGGAAGCTTGTGTACAGGCAAAGTGGGAACCTTGTGAGTACTGCTAAGGGTTCTAAGTGGATTTTTGTCCTCAGCGCATCGAGGAATTTGTACATCggggagaagaagagaggccTTTTCCAGCACTCCTCTTTTGTATCTGGAGGTGCCACTATTGCATCCGGAAGATTAGTTGCTTGCAATGGGGTTCTTGAG GCTGTATGGTGCTACAGCGGCCATTATTGCCCGACACAAGAGAGTCTTTTGGAGTTCATTAGCTTCTTAGAGGAGCATCAGATGGACATGACAGATGTCAAG ACATGTCCTGCAGATGATGATGTTCCACCTTCATTTGCCACCAAGAAAGAGATGAACTCAGAGTCTATAACAAGCACCCTTGAGAAGACTAAAGAAAATGAGGCTGCCAGAGACACTGCTGCAGCCAATGTGGAGCCCCAAAAATTTGAGCTGGCCAGGCCTTTGTCATGCAAATGGAGTACCGGGGCCGGCCCTCGAATCGGGTGTGTAAGAGATTACCCAGCACAGCTGCAATCTCAGGCACTTGGGCAGGTCAATCTGTCACCTAGAGTCACACCAGAAATCTCTGTTAGCAATGCTCCAATCCCTTCACCAAGACCAAGTCCAAAGATCCACCTCTCACCCAGGCTTGCATATATGAGACTTCCTAGCCCCAAGGTTACATAA
- the LOC117620899 gene encoding STOREKEEPER protein-like: MAPKRPSPLDEPPAASSSEEEVASSEEEVDGEEEEESGSGSESESEEPEPPKAAPTPVAAKKPDSATVNSKPQSSSSGSESESESDSELDKDRVVKPIVSKPMEETPKTKKPRSKASAITTSAARAGLKRPSESDPKDSKRPKKKVTDPDQEREHAGEETKKAGGDDSKKLFQRIWSDDDEITILKGMIDYSTKKGADPYSDMGAFHDFIKKSLKADVNKTQLQDKIRRIKKKYETNVAKGKKYNPVKPHEQKLFDLSKKVWGSGEGSIGLSGLSEQSKSNGKARTNQKGNKTLASLKAELLSSPERPKECEKVEFGLKPCGSESLSEVIGFDKGFRELGLPEGVVKQGLELIGGAKRAELKEKWKKLHVAELELFVKKSELMRDQAKVILEALKSSEH; this comes from the coding sequence ATGGCACCCAAGCGCCCATCTCCTCTGGATGAGCCTCcggctgcttcttcttccgaAGAAGAGGTAGCCTCGTCTGAAGAAGAAGtagatggagaagaagaggaagaatcCGGATCCGGGTCCGAATCTGAGTCCGAGGAACCCGAGCCTCCAAAGGCAGCACCCACTCCCGTTGCTGCGAAGAAACCGGACTCGGCTACTGTCAATTCAAAGCCGCAGTCTTCATCCTCTGGCTCAGAGTCCGAGTCCGAATCCGATTCGGAATTGGATAAGGATAGGGTGGTAAAGCCGATAGTTTCGAAGCCAATGGAAGAGACGCCCAAGACCAAGAAGCCCAGATCGAAGGCCTCGGCTATTACTACGTCGGCGGCAAGAGCCGGGTTGAAGCGGCCAAGCGAGAGCGACCCCAAGGATTCCAAGAGGCCCAAGAAGAAGGTCACAGACCCGGATCAGGAGCGAGAACATGCCGGAGAGGAAACGAAGAAGGCGGGTGGAGACGACTCGAAGAAGCTGTTCCAGAGGATTTGGAGCGATGATGATGAGATAACAATTTTGAAAGGCATGATTGATTACTCTACCAAGAAAGGGGCGGATCCATATTCTGATATGGGGGCGTTTCATGATTTTATCAAGAAATCGCTGAAGGCCGATGTGAACAAGACCCAATTGCAAGATAAGATTCGTAGGATCAAGAAGAAGTATGAGACTAATGTGGCCAAAGGGAAGAAGTATAATCCTGTTAAGCCTCATGAGCAAAAGTTGTTCGACTTGTCGAAGAAGGTATGGGGCAGCGGCGAAGGGTCAATTGGGCTCAGTGGGTTGTCTGAACAGTCCAAGTCTAATGGGAAGGCTAGGACAAATCAGAAGGGTAACAAGACTTTGGCTTCACTTAAAGCTGAGCTTCTGAGTTCACCGGAGCGCCCAAAGGAGTGTGAGAAGGTGGAATTTGGTCTGAAGCCGTGTGGGTCTGAAAGTTTGAGTGAGGTGATTGGGTTTGATAAGGGTTTCAGAGAGCTGGGGTTGCCGGAGGGTGTCGTGAAGCAGGGCTTGGAGTTGATTGGAGGAGCCAAGCGAGCTGAGTTGAAGGAGAAGTGGAAGAAGCTGCATGTTGCTGAATTGGAGctttttgttaaaaagagTGAGTTGATGAGAGATCAGGCTAAGGTGATTCTGGAGGCGTTAAAGTCATCTGAGCATTAG